Proteins encoded by one window of Methanosphaera cuniculi:
- the rpl12p gene encoding 50S ribosomal protein P1 gives MEYVYAALLLNATENDINEENVTAILSAAGVDVDDARVKALIASLEDVDIEEAIATAAVAAAPAAAAPAAEEAEEEVEEEEEEEEEAEEAAAAGLGALFG, from the coding sequence ATGGAATACGTATACGCAGCATTATTATTAAACGCAACAGAAAATGATATTAACGAAGAAAACGTTACAGCAATCTTATCAGCAGCTGGAGTAGATGTAGACGATGCTAGAGTAAAAGCATTAATCGCATCACTTGAAGATGTAGATATCGAAGAAGCTATCGCAACCGCAGCAGTAGCAGCAGCACCTGCAGCAGCAGCACCTGCAGCTGAAGAAGCTGAAGAAGAAGTTGAAGAAGAAGAAGAGGAAGAAGAAGAAGCTGAAGAAGCAGCAGC